One window of the Perca flavescens isolate YP-PL-M2 chromosome 16, PFLA_1.0, whole genome shotgun sequence genome contains the following:
- the nrarpa gene encoding notch-regulated ankyrin repeat-containing protein A, with protein sequence MSQADVSTCSAPQRVFQEAVKKGNTKELHSLLQNMTNCEFNVNSFGPEGQTALHQSVIDGNLELVKLLVKFGADIRLANREGWSALHIAAFGGHQDIVLYLITKAKYSSGAR encoded by the coding sequence ATGAGCCAGGCGGATGTGTCGACTTGCTCCGCGCCACAGAGGGTTTTCCAGGAGGCGGTGAAGAAGGGCAACACCAAGGAGCTGCACTCTTTGCTGCAGAACATGACAAACTGCGAGTTCAACGTCAACTCCTTTGGGCCAGAAGGACAGACGGCCCTCCACCAGTCTGTCATTGACGGCAACCTGGAGCTGGTAAAACTGCTGGTAAAGTTTGGTGCAGATATCCGGCTGGCCAACAGGGAAGGGTGGAGCGCTTTACACATCGCCGCCTTCGGGGGCCACCAAGACATTGTGCTATACCTCATCACCAAGGCCAAGTACTCCTCTGGCGCCCGGTGA